The Parambassis ranga chromosome 19, fParRan2.1, whole genome shotgun sequence genome contains a region encoding:
- the LOC114451598 gene encoding LOW QUALITY PROTEIN: neoverrucotoxin subunit alpha-like (The sequence of the model RefSeq protein was modified relative to this genomic sequence to represent the inferred CDS: deleted 2 bases in 1 codon) has protein sequence MGKALGSAYTDPFLTGQWEHKYHFEVSSSYSFESKSSLLDIETSLKASFLGGLVEVGGSAKYLNDNKTSKNQSRVTFEYNATTTFKQLSWSPIQKLDDGLKSLATHVVTGILYGADAFFVFDSEKLALRSDVQNIQGRMEAVMKKIPMFNVDGNVDIQLIEEEKALTNMFSCKFHGDFILESNPATLEDAVKTYVELSKLLIESSENSVPLKTEDALEDVGQMKIKCNDCLAEEAVQLLPQLQTDVISFQKLCNYYTSNIQQMLMKKLPAIREGEEDESSLQQFFEGRKESPFSHEKLSKWLECKEREVNVISSCLKIMEGTRIPNQSELEKVVLDPDVEHVLCYVFTSLESDDPFLDEMTNHLDSQKSSTNEVPWYFSNEVLSQMRRKARSFQDCANKLKPFKQIQFLVASISNETYTGATIYHYKDGILVGEDFPEPDLPAPKTVTNRTDLLLYACDVNVDPLTLSYQLQLTEGNKKSFL, from the exons ATGGGAAAAGCCTTAGGCAGTGCTTACACTGATCCGTTCCTCACTGG ACAATGGGAACATAAGTACCATTTTGAAGTTTCTTCATCCTATTCTTTTGAATCAAAGTCCTCTCTGCTAGACATTGAAACTTCTCTGAAGGCCAGTTTTCTTGGTGGGCTAGTAGAAGTTGGAGGATCTGCCAAGTATCTGAATGATAATAAGACATCCAAGAACCAGAGCAGGGTGACTTTTGAGTACAACGCTACCACCACTTTCAAACAGCTGTCATGGAGTCCAATCCAAAAGTTGGATGATGGTTTGAAGAGTTTGGCAACACATGTAGTCACCGGTATCCTTTATGGGGCAGatgctttctttgtgtttgacagTGAGAAGTTGGCGTTGAGAAGTGATGTTCAGAACATCCAGGGCCGCATGGAAGCTGTGATGAAGAAAATTCCTATGTTTAATGTTGATGGGAATGTTGACATCCAGTTGATCGAAGAAGAAAAAGCCTTGACTAATATGTTCTCCTGTAAATTTCACGGAGACTTCATTCTTGAAAGCAACCCTGCAACATTGGAAGATGCAGTGAAGACCTATGTAGAACTGTCAAAGCTGCTGATAGAAAGCAGTGAAAATAGTGTTCCGCTGAAGACTGAAGATGCTCTGGAAGATGTGGGCCAGATGAAAATCAAATGTAATGATTGTCTAGCTGAGGAAGCTGTCCAGCTTTTACCACAGCTCCAAACGGATGTAATTAGCTTCCAAAAGTTGTGTAATTATTACACATCTAACATCCAGCAGATGCTAATGAAGAAGTTACCTGCCATCCGTGAAGGTGAAGAGGATGAGAGCTCACTGCAGCAATTCTTTGAAGGTAGAAAAGAGTCACCATTCAGTCATGAAAAACTAAGCAAGTGGCTGGaatgtaaa gagagagaagtcaaTGTCATCAGTTCCTGTTTGAAGATAATGGAGGGAACAAGGATCCCAAATCAGTCAGAGTTAGAAAAAGTGGTTCTGGATCCAGATGTAGAACATGTTCTGTGCTATGTTTTCACCTCTTTGGAAAGTGATGATCCCTTCCTGGATGAAATGACCAACCACTTGGATTCACAGAAATCGAGTACCAATGAAGTCCCATGGTACTTCTCAAACGAAGTTTTAAGCCAGATGAGAAGAAAAGCCAGATCTTTCCAGGATTGTGCTAACAAACTAAAGCCGTTCAAACAAATACAGTTCCTTGTGGCATCCATTTCTAATGAGACATACACAGGAGCAACCATCTACCACTACAAAGATGGGATTCTGGTCGGTGAGGATTTTCCAGAGCCAGATCTCCCTGCACCAAAAACTGTCACAAATAGAACAGATCTGCTATTGT ATGcctgtgatgtgaatgtggaccCATTAACCCTGTCCTACCAGCTCCAGCTCactgaaggaaacaaaaaaagtttcttATAA